One Flavobacteriales bacterium genomic window, CCGATTTTTAATGCGCCACCTAATAAAACGGAAGTCTTTAAGGCAATCATTTCAATGTATTCGTCAATGCTTACATCATCCCTCGTTTCAAATTCCATATCGAATTGTTGTCCTTCGCAAACTTCAATGGCCGTTTTGGAAAAAATGGAAATGACTTCCGGTAATTTTTCGGGCTTACACTGACTCAATAATTGATAAGCAATCACCAACATTCCATCGCCGCTCAGGATGCCTACATTACTATTCCATTTGGCATGTACCGTTGGTTTTCCCCTGCGCAATGGGGCTTGATCCATAATGTCATCATGTATCAAAGAGAAATTATGAAATAATTCAATGGCGATAGCTTGCGGCAAAACATCGCTTGATTTACCTCCGAAAAGTTCATGCCCCATTAACAATAAAACTGGTCGCATACGTTTGCCACCGAGTGATAACAGGTAATGCATGGGTTCATACAATTCCTTCGGTTTTTCCGGGAATTTTAATTCGCGAATTCCCTGTTCAACCAATTGCATGTATGACTGTATTTTTTCCATTATTGGATCAGGCTTAATAAATAGGTTCCGTATCCGCTTTTTGTAAGTGGTTCTGCAATTTTTGCCAGTTGCTCTTTAGAAATAAATCCATTTTTAAAAGCAACTTCTTCTATACATCCAATGCGTAAACCTTGACGTTCCTCAATCACTTGCACAAATTGTCCGGCCTGCATCAGCGAAGCAAATGTTCCGGTATCCAGCCATGCAGTACCTCTGTCGAGAACGCTTACTTTTAGATTACCGCTTTTTAAATACTCTTTATTTACATCCGTAATTTCATACTCACCACGTGCACTGGGTTTCAGATTTTTTGCAATTTCTATCACGTTGTTGTCATAAAAATATAATCCCGGAACTGCAAAATTTGATTTTGGTTTACTTGGTTTTTCCTCAATCGAAATGGCATTCATATCCTGATCGAATTCCACCACACCATAACGCTCCGGATCACTTACGTGATAGGCAAAAATCACTGCTCCGTCGGGATTGTAATTTTCTTTCAGATTTCTGCCAAGACCTGTTCCGTAAAAAATATTATCACCCAAAATTAAAGCAGCACTGTCATTGCCCACGAATTCTGCCCCAATAACAAAAGCCTGTGCTAAACCGTTCGGAACTTTTTGTTCGGCATAACTGAAATTACATCCCAATGAAGAACCATCACCCAGCAATTTCTGAAAGTTGGGGAGATCATGTGGTGTTGAAATAATTAATATATCCTTGATCCCTGCGCTCATTAAGGTCGACAAAGGATAATAGATCATCGGTTTATCATATACCGGCATCAGCTGCTTGCTAACGGCCAGTGTTAAGGGGTGTAATCGGGTTCCGGATCCACCGGCTAGAATAATGCCTTTCATAACAGAAAAAAATAAAACAATTAACTATGAATTTAGTTTTCAGAATCGGAATCTTTTTTTTCCACTTGTAAACTGCTCAAATCTTCATCGATTTCCTCATCAAAAATTTCAAGGTAAGGTTCGCGGAAAGCTTTCGTAGTTACCCATTTGTCCAACGTCATCAGCAGCGAAGGAAGAATAACCAGGTTACAAAGCATCGCCACCAAAAGGGTAATGGAGATCAGCATCCCCAATGCAATGGTTCCTCCAAATTCACTGAACGTGAAAATTAAAAATCCACAGAATAACACAATGGAAGTATACATCATACTTACACCGCTTTCACGGATCGAAATTTCTGCAGAT contains:
- a CDS encoding polyprenyl synthetase family protein, with amino-acid sequence MEKIQSYMQLVEQGIRELKFPEKPKELYEPMHYLLSLGGKRMRPVLLLMGHELFGGKSSDVLPQAIAIELFHNFSLIHDDIMDQAPLRRGKPTVHAKWNSNVGILSGDGMLVIAYQLLSQCKPEKLPEVISIFSKTAIEVCEGQQFDMEFETRDDVSIDEYIEMIALKTSVLLGGALKIG
- the rfbA gene encoding glucose-1-phosphate thymidylyltransferase RfbA codes for the protein MKGIILAGGSGTRLHPLTLAVSKQLMPVYDKPMIYYPLSTLMSAGIKDILIISTPHDLPNFQKLLGDGSSLGCNFSYAEQKVPNGLAQAFVIGAEFVGNDSAALILGDNIFYGTGLGRNLKENYNPDGAVIFAYHVSDPERYGVVEFDQDMNAISIEEKPSKPKSNFAVPGLYFYDNNVIEIAKNLKPSARGEYEITDVNKEYLKSGNLKVSVLDRGTAWLDTGTFASLMQAGQFVQVIEERQGLRIGCIEEVAFKNGFISKEQLAKIAEPLTKSGYGTYLLSLIQ